A stretch of the Lactuca sativa cultivar Salinas chromosome 9, Lsat_Salinas_v11, whole genome shotgun sequence genome encodes the following:
- the LOC111911682 gene encoding blue copper protein produces MGIRRTDVVMLTLFLSCVMPCLAKVYTVGDSAGWSLSVDYTTWTTGKTFKPGDSLVFNYGSSHSVDEVSSDDYGTCTVGNSIASYTSSPATIILNTTGTHYFICGVPGHCSGGMKVSVPVTGGGASPTPSTGASPTTKPTPTPPTATSTGSAVPASSSAISPVVAVVFSLVSMVFNFVLS; encoded by the exons ATGGGAATTCGTAGAACGGATGTTGTTATGTTGACACTATTTTTGAGTTGTGTTATGCCATGTTTAGCCAAAGTTTATACTGTTGGAGACTCTGCTGGTTGGTCACTCAGTGTCGATTATACCACTTGGACCACCGGCAAAACATTCAAACCTGGAGATAGTCTTG TGTTTAATTATGGAAGTAGTCACTCCGTTGATGAAGTGAGCTCCGACGACTATGGCACATGCACGGTTGGAAACTCAATTGCATCCTACACTTCCAGCCCCGCCACCATCATCCTAAACACCACCGGTACGCATTACTTCATTTGCGGTGTTCCTGGTCACTGCAGTGGTGGCATGAAGGTCTCGGTGCCAGTCACCGGTGGTGGTGCCTCCCCAACACCATCGACAGGTGCTTCTCCCACCACCAAACCTACTCCTACCCCACCAACAGCAACCAGCACCGGCAGTGCTGTCCCGGCGTCATCGTCAGCCATTTCTCCGGTTGTTGCAGTTGTTTTCAGTTTGGTTTCGATGGTGTTCAACTTCGTTCTCTCTTAA